A stretch of DNA from Clostridium sp. JN-9:
TCATGATATCTTCTTTTCTAGTTAACTAGCTGCTTTTAGAATTGAAATTATAAGAAAGAACCTTATTATACATTACTCCTTTTAAGCATTGTGAATTAAAGGCCATTACTCCAAGCTTCTATAATATTGTCAAAATTACCAACCCATTGTGTGCAATCCATATAGTTCTTAGAATCCTCATAAATTAAATCAATTAAATTTTTTATATGTTTATTATTAATCCTAATAGAATTTTGATTTTTCTTTTCTATGGCAATATTTAAAATTTTCGTATACTGTTCAATACTTAATGGTATTATTTTTTGAATTTTGCCTTCATATCCCATCTTAATGCTAAACCAAAAGGTATTTAATGTATCCCTATGAATGATTGGCGCTATAAATAAACAATAATTTTCTTTATTTTGTTCCTTGCTCTCAAAGTCCCTTAGATGTCTCATTACTGGTTGTCCTTCATTAAACCATTGATCTCTACTTTTTAATAAAGTAATAACTCGTTCTTTCAAAGATTTTATTATTAATATTGTTTGTATTATCTTCATATATTTTTCCCTCATATTTTATACTGGCACATTTTTTATCTGCTGTAACTTCTTCATCTGTAGAACCACATCTACACACACCTATTTTTTCACCTACAAAACTTTCAAACCAAATACAGTTTCCACAAGTATTCATTTCCTTTTCCTCCAACAATACGTTTTGAGAGTATTATCCCATAACTTGCATTTTATATACCTTGACTATATTTGTTATAAATTTTATTCATAGCATTGCCTGTTGCCTCTATAAAGGGGCTGTCGCATTAGCATAAAAAAATATGCTAACGCGGCAGCATTTTTTTTGTGTTTTATAGAAAATTTAATGATATTTTAGTCCCCAATGAGCTTGATAATTAAAAAAAGACGCACTTTAATAAGCCTTTCATATTAAGGCTTTTTTTGATTTGCAGAGTTTTTAAAATTTTAAAGTTTGATAATTATGCACCTTTTTTAAGTGGAAAAAGATGCGTTTCAGTTCTATCTAACTGAATTTTATTATGTAGCTTATTTATATTATGTGCCATTGCTAACAAAATACTTTCTGCCAAAACATTCTTTTTACCTTTGCATAGATATCTACGAAATCCCATATCCTGTTTTATCTCTCCAAAAGAGCCTTCGGCTTGAATACTTCGATTCATTCTCAACTCGCAACCATCATCACTTATAATTCTTTCAAGATCCTCTTTGCGAAGCATGTTGAATAGTTTTGAAGTCTCAAGATTTTTAACCCTTTCTTCTAATGGCGTTTTACAGTTATGTCCTCTTATGCATTTACTCTTGTAAACACAGTTACTGCAGTCCTCACAAGTATAGATTGTTTTTTCACTTATATAGCCAGTCTTACTTTTCCTTTTTACTATTTTATTTACTGTTAGTTTCTTATTATTTTTGCAAGTATAATAATCGCCCAATTCAGTATAATCCATGTTTTCTATTCTGCTTATATCATGTTTATATTTTCTTGTTTTTGATATTTCATAATTTGCTGGTTTAATATATGATAGCTGTCCATTTTCTTTGATATAAAGATAATTTTCTTCACTCTCGTAACCTGAATCCGCATCAATTTTAAAATACTTAAAGTACAAGGAATCCTCCATGCTTTTTATAAATGGAATCAATGTTGTTGTGTCCCCAGGCTTATCGCAAACAGTAACCCATACTATATATTGGGAATCTACTCCATTCTGAACATTGTAACCTGGTTTTAACTGACCATTTTTCATAGCATCCTCTTTCATCCTCATAAAGGTTGCATCTTTATCTGTCTTGGAATAGCTATTACGTTTACCGCAGGTATGGATTTTCTGTGTATATTCTTTTAACTTTCTAAGGTATTCCTCAAGTTTTTCAATAGAACGTTGAATAGGAGTTTTCCTTTTACCACATCCATGTACAAATTCAATATTTTCTTCCTTTTTCAAGGCGTAAAGCTTTTTGCGTAGCTTTTTTACATGTTTCATTTTTACTTTGTTTTCGTATACAAGCTTTATTCCATACAATTCCTCACATTCGGCTACAAAATCAGCTAATTTAGAAAGTAATCTCTCCAGGTTTTTTGAAACTGCTTTTTTCCAGACGAAAGTATACTTGTTAGCACATGCCTCTATCTTTGTACCATCAATAAATATAGTATCTCCTGATATTTCTCCAATCTCATAAAGAAAATTTGACATTTCAGCCATTATTGTTTCTGAGCACGGGGCAAAATGAATACTACGAAATCTTGCAAAAGTAGAATGATCTGGTGCTGGTGAACCTTCTAAAAGGTACATGAAATTTACATCTCTTTTGCAGGATAGCTCCATTGCTCTTGATGAATAATTATGATTCATATAGGAGTAAAGTACAATCTTCAGCATCTGACGTGGCGTAGCCTGATTTTCCCTTATTCGGGAATAAGTCGAATATAAATCTGTTAAATCCATCTCCTCTACAAATTGACTTAGCAAACGCACTGAATCATTATTGGGAATCATGTACTCAATATTTAATGGAAGTTTTAATTGATAATTTCCACGATATAAAGTATAATTTTTGTGTGAATTAATGTATTTTCTCATATGTTAATTTTACTATAAATCTTTCACTCTTTCGAGTGGAAGATTTATTTTTATGTAAAAAAGCTGCCGCACCAATTATTTTAGTGCAACAGCCCCTTTTACCATATAAATTTTTCAGGGCTTATAATACCAATTTTTACAGTTTCATTGTCTTCATAAACTGGTATCTTGCATGGAAAAAATAGCCCAAATCATCTTATAAATATAGAACCGTTCTTGAATCTTCAGCATATCGGAAAAATTCATTTTGACTTGATACTACTGCTCCGTCAATTAATTGATTTTCTTTAATATCTAATTTTTTCATTTGTATTCCTAAATTAAAATATCATTTTTTATTTAATTTATTGCACTATTATTTTTCCGTACATTCCTTGTGCAGCATGGCCTGGATATTGACATATATAATAAAAACTGCCATCATGACTTGCTGTGAATGATACTGATGCTGAATAAAGCTTTCCATTTGCTGCACTTGGAATTGGATTTATAAAACTTCCCGGATAAACTTCGCCCTGCATCATAGACATATATCCATAGGGAGGCGCTGCACTGGTAATTTCTAATGCATGTGACACGTCTTCATCCTCATTGATCAATTCTAAAGTTACAGTGGAATCTCTTGGGATATATATTGTAGGATTTATTAAACCAGCTGCTTCAAATTTATCATCTGCCTGTTTACCACTGGCCAATAGCACTATATTTATACTGTTTCCAGAATAAGTTATACTATTACTTTGTTTATCAATTTTTGCATTTGCTGTGGAATTTTTTATTTCCTCATTAACTTTATCTTCGCTTATTAACCCTTGTAAATATGAACTTGAATTGTAACCTCGGTTTCTTCCCATCATTCCATATCCATAAGATTCGTTTCCTCTTCTGCTGTAGTTATTTGCTGTATTCAAATTGCTGCTGTTATTATTAACTACTTTAGCCGCTGCATTTGTTCTATAGTAAGATTTGGGTATTATATAAGATGCACATAAAAGCAAACTCAATGCTATAAGACTTGACCATAATAATTTTGATGATTTCATTATTAATCTCTCCTCACTTTAATTAATATATTTTCTATTTAAATAATACTAATAAATTATGTGGGAATTATGGAAACTTTATATTGAATTTGCAATAAAATTGTTATGTGATCATTGAATAATCTTTAAAATAACAAAAGGCAGAGATAATCACTTTCAATGATTATCTCTACCCTTATTCAAATAAGTTCCCTTAAACTTATTATATTTTAAGACTTCTTAGAAATACTGCAAAAGGCTATTCCCTTTTTAACCTATTCTACAGTAACTGATTTTGCTAAATTTCTTGGCTTATCTACATCGCAGCCCTTTTGTACTGCCATATAGTATGCAAGTAACTGCAAAGGTATAACTGAAAGAACCGGAGTTAATATATCCAATGTTTCAGGAATATATCTGGCTGAATCAACAGTTTTTTCAACCTCTGTATGACCTTCCTGTGCAAAAGCTAATACTTTTGCTCCTCTTGTTTTTATTTCTTTAATGTTACTAACCATTTTTTCAAATAATTTCTTCTGAGTGGCAAGAACTATAACAACAGTTCCATCCTCTATAAGAGCTATTGGGCCGTGCTTTAATTCTCCGCCTGCATATGCATCTGCATGAATATAGGATATTTCTTTTAACTTTAATGAACCTTCTAAGGCAACTGCATAATCAACGCCTCTTCCTAAGAAGAACATATCCTTGTGCATATAGTTTTTTGAGGCAAATTTCTGAACTACTTCCTTATTTTCAATTGCCTTTTCAGCCTTTTCAGGAAGTTTCAGCATCTCAGCTTTTATAGTTTCAATTTCTTCACTGCTTAATGTTCCTTTTTCCTGTGCAAAATACAATGCAACCACATATAATGCAATAAGCTGTGTTACATATGCTTTTGTTGAAGCAACCGCAATTTCAGGTCCTGCCCAGGTGTACAGTACATCGTCTGCTTCTCTTGAAATAGAACTTCCAACTACATTTGATATAGCTATAACCCTTGCTCCCTTTTCTTTTCCTAATCTTAGTGCTGCTAAAGTATCAGCTGTTTCACCAGATTGGCTTATCACTATCATCAGTGTTTTTTCATTTACCAGAGGATCTCTGTATCTGAATTCTGATGCAACGTCAACCTCTACTGTTATTCTTGCAAGCTTTTCAATGGCATATTTGCCTACTAAACCTGCATGGTAAGCTGTACCACATGCAACAATATATATTTTATCAATATTTGCTATTTGTTTTTTTGTTAAAGTAATGTCATCAATTGTTACAGGTTTCCCAAGCATAATTCTTGATGTCATTGTATCTTTAATAGCCTTTGGCTGTTCATGAATCTCTTTCAGCATAAAGTGCTCATATCCGCCTTTTTCAGCAGCATCGGCATTCCATGTTACATGGAAGATATCTTTATTTATTTCTTCTTTTTCATCAGTATAGAGTTTTACACCATCTTTTGTCAAAACAACAAATTCCTTATCATTTAAAAGATAAATATCTCTTGTATGATTTAGTACTGCTGGTATATCTGAAGCTATGAAATATTCATCCTTACCTAAACCTACTATTAATGGGCTGTCTTTTCTAACAGCTACTATTTTATCTGGTTCTTCAGTACTAACTACACCAATGGCATAACTTCCTTCCATTTTTGAAACAGCTTTCATTACTGCATCTAAAAGGTCCCCCTCATAGTAGTAGTCTATTAGCTGAGGAATAACCTCAGTATCTGTTTCAGAAACGAATTTATATCCTTTTTTAGTTAACCACTCCTTCAAATGAAGGTAGTTTTCAATTATTCCATTGTGGACAACGCTGATAGTTCCTTTTTCATTGGAATGTGGATGTGAATTAACATCTGACGGCTCTCCATGAGTAGCCCATCTTGTGTGGCCAATGCCAATTTGTCCAGGTGCCTTTTCAGTCTTAAGTTTTTCCTCAAGGTTTACAAGTCTTCCTTTACATTTAACTACCTGCAGGCTGTCTTTATCAATTACTGCCACACCTGCTGAATCATATCCTCTGTATTCCAGTTTTCTAAGTCCTTCAATTAAAATATCTGAGGCTTGTT
This window harbors:
- the glmS gene encoding glutamine--fructose-6-phosphate transaminase (isomerizing) translates to MCGIVGYIGKKQASDILIEGLRKLEYRGYDSAGVAVIDKDSLQVVKCKGRLVNLEEKLKTEKAPGQIGIGHTRWATHGEPSDVNSHPHSNEKGTISVVHNGIIENYLHLKEWLTKKGYKFVSETDTEVIPQLIDYYYEGDLLDAVMKAVSKMEGSYAIGVVSTEEPDKIVAVRKDSPLIVGLGKDEYFIASDIPAVLNHTRDIYLLNDKEFVVLTKDGVKLYTDEKEEINKDIFHVTWNADAAEKGGYEHFMLKEIHEQPKAIKDTMTSRIMLGKPVTIDDITLTKKQIANIDKIYIVACGTAYHAGLVGKYAIEKLARITVEVDVASEFRYRDPLVNEKTLMIVISQSGETADTLAALRLGKEKGARVIAISNVVGSSISREADDVLYTWAGPEIAVASTKAYVTQLIALYVVALYFAQEKGTLSSEEIETIKAEMLKLPEKAEKAIENKEVVQKFASKNYMHKDMFFLGRGVDYAVALEGSLKLKEISYIHADAYAGGELKHGPIALIEDGTVVIVLATQKKLFEKMVSNIKEIKTRGAKVLAFAQEGHTEVEKTVDSARYIPETLDILTPVLSVIPLQLLAYYMAVQKGCDVDKPRNLAKSVTVE
- a CDS encoding AlwI family type II restriction endonuclease, with protein sequence MKIIQTILIIKSLKERVITLLKSRDQWFNEGQPVMRHLRDFESKEQNKENYCLFIAPIIHRDTLNTFWFSIKMGYEGKIQKIIPLSIEQYTKILNIAIEKKNQNSIRINNKHIKNLIDLIYEDSKNYMDCTQWVGNFDNIIEAWSNGL
- a CDS encoding IS1182 family transposase — translated: MRKYINSHKNYTLYRGNYQLKLPLNIEYMIPNNDSVRLLSQFVEEMDLTDLYSTYSRIRENQATPRQMLKIVLYSYMNHNYSSRAMELSCKRDVNFMYLLEGSPAPDHSTFARFRSIHFAPCSETIMAEMSNFLYEIGEISGDTIFIDGTKIEACANKYTFVWKKAVSKNLERLLSKLADFVAECEELYGIKLVYENKVKMKHVKKLRKKLYALKKEENIEFVHGCGKRKTPIQRSIEKLEEYLRKLKEYTQKIHTCGKRNSYSKTDKDATFMRMKEDAMKNGQLKPGYNVQNGVDSQYIVWVTVCDKPGDTTTLIPFIKSMEDSLYFKYFKIDADSGYESEENYLYIKENGQLSYIKPANYEISKTRKYKHDISRIENMDYTELGDYYTCKNNKKLTVNKIVKRKSKTGYISEKTIYTCEDCSNCVYKSKCIRGHNCKTPLEERVKNLETSKLFNMLRKEDLERIISDDGCELRMNRSIQAEGSFGEIKQDMGFRRYLCKGKKNVLAESILLAMAHNINKLHNKIQLDRTETHLFPLKKGA
- a CDS encoding sulfocyanin-like copper-binding protein; translated protein: MKSSKLLWSSLIALSLLLCASYIIPKSYYRTNAAAKVVNNNSSNLNTANNYSRRGNESYGYGMMGRNRGYNSSSYLQGLISEDKVNEEIKNSTANAKIDKQSNSITYSGNSINIVLLASGKQADDKFEAAGLINPTIYIPRDSTVTLELINEDEDVSHALEITSAAPPYGYMSMMQGEVYPGSFINPIPSAANGKLYSASVSFTASHDGSFYYICQYPGHAAQGMYGKIIVQ